In Aethina tumida isolate Nest 87 chromosome 2, icAetTumi1.1, whole genome shotgun sequence, the DNA window cagtggcttttaaggaaaaaaattaatgttatgaactggCCATCTCAATTTCCCGACCTAAActtcattgaaaacttatgggagatAGTGTACAACAAAAAAAGACACAAAGAGTATAGTAATCAGCAAGATTTATACACGGTTTTGCAAGAGTCCTGGCAAAATAtggattcaaatattattgactgTCTATAACTTTCCGTTTAAAGAAGGTGTTTGGAAGTTTACAATATATTGATgaggaattaattataattctaattacaaattattcatagtaataaaactttaaatagttgttctactttttgccagcccaaaacaaataatcatcagtaaaattaaactcttcacatttttttattgttgaactatgtaattattaaatttataaaaggaagttaattttcaatatacaatttttaacataataaccaggacaaaaattaattgaattttaaaaaagttactttACTTTTTGTCAATACTGTagatatcaaatatttcaatgtatattattttaaatttctaaatgtaGAAAAGTAATACTAATTCACTTATATATGAACAAGGCATATGTAAAAGTTATCTATATTGGTAATATGGACTTATTTAAACGAAACacaaatgttgaaatataatatttataaattattataattatgttatcaataatttattcctaACAAAGACATAGCAATTCATATTATAACAGGTGTTTACTTTAGTACAACACATAAACATAAGTACGTATTTAGTTTCAAGCTCAATCTTAAGTCAAATAATCCAGTAAATCAGACATAATAGTAGAACATAAAAACGTATAGTCAATGAAATCGTTACCAATGTTTAGTCGGTCGAGTGCACGTTCATTATCCTATTAAATTACGCTTGTTATTACTAATGCAATATAAAAGTTCCTAAATCATATTTACAGCTGACAAGttcattgttattaattttaaaacaaatagtctCAGCAATTAGAACGTTCAGATCGCATAGGGGCTCCGGGTATTACCGAAAGTAAACAGGCGGTCGTACCAATTCGATAATTCACAgccataaacaaaaatctcaTTTAGCATTCAATATCCGCTAGTTATAATTATTCGCATCCTTTTGcaacaacaacattaaaaatgtatatatggaTGTTCACTGAGGTACTTCATTAAATGGCACCGAAGGTTCAAACAAGGGAGGTAAGTGCAAGCGGATGCACGCGTCTATATCCGTTGGCACGTGCCGGAGTGTAACGTCTAACGTGCGTCTCAAAAAGGCCTAGCAATGCCGGAACAACAACTGTTGCTCCTTTTCAATATTACTTATAAGGGTCAGGTTCGAGGAACCCTTCTAATCGCATCAACAGATGGTACCGGAATCACTGAACCACGACTCCTCACAACACCGGCATTGgccttacaaaaaataattaatacacacATTTTATTGACTGCTACCTCTGTAAGAgtagtacaaaaataattaattgtttataatgtatataaacaaCATGTTATAAGCTTtccatttatcatttttcaaGGCTGTCGAAACTAAATACAATTCcgattagatatttttaaaaatggcaaTTTGCCAGTATTAAAGTAAACCAAGCATcatgatatataaataaaatttgtgaattaatagttaatttagaaaaatttatttttcagacaaacaaatgtaaattaaatagtgatttatttaaataattattagaaaataattctaatgtaatggtcatttattcattaataaataataattaatatataaaccaattgtaactgtaactgtaacaaactttatattcattgatttttagaaattgtttaCTTAATAGCAtccagatatttttaaattaatttatgtaggattttgtttgtttaaaattaatataattaaaatataaaaaatatatattaattaaaaaacacaacatatttttcacCTAGTTGCATGTAGTACATTGAAAACTAttgtaaacattatattttatttaacaatttgacatatatttttaaataaaaattaagcaaggggtaaaataaaaatagaccaTTTTATATAGAGATTATGAGTCCGTTACAcaaccaaataaattattaaaacattatttttaactcaaTGTCACATtcgaaataatgtaataatgataataaatgagAAGAATTAATAACTTACCAATGGAGAAACTgctcaacaataataaatatccaaCAGTATCCATTTTCGAAAAGTTCTTCACAAATtaagtacaataataaaaactgaacGTTAACAACGGCACATAAACAGATAGGTGTTAGTTAGGTCGGGACGAAGcggtttctatttaaaaataaaagcgcGCCACTAACCCAGCTTGTGTGGTGTTCAACTGCTAACTGCCAGCTActctattttaaaagttttcagcGGACACGTTGTGCCGAGTTATCCATGCATATACTAATGGTCAACATGAATAGAcgttattaaacaatattatactttgcaccacgtttattttttattcaacaacaattactttttaactcaagaatttaaatacgcaatgaataaatataagcAAGACCTGTAAAATGACTGTAATTAATGAACCAATTGATAAATTCAATTTCTGGAagcttaaaacaaattatttatataacatatataaattttcttttactttgacaattttttcgaTCGAGTTTGCAGATACAGAgcgttaaaatatatttatttgattgtcctaaattattaatgattctAAACtagcaaataaaataagtaaattataaaaatgaataattcagaatttaatttagactAAATTATGAGATTAAAAAGAAGTTtagagtaaaatattttattttatcgccaattataatttttttaataatatattatattaaatctataacttgtaaaattttcttttacttttacaaattttttgatCGAATTTGTAGATACAGAgcgttaaaatatatttatttgattgtaataaatattaaatgaataattgagAATTTAATTGAGACTAAATTATGGAATTAAAAGGGAGTTcggagtaaaatattttattttataatcaattataaattatttaataatatattatattaaatttataacttgtaaaattttcgtttacttcgacaattttttaatcgaGTTTGTAGATATAgagctttaaaatatattaatttgatcatcctaaattattaatgattctaaaatagcaaataaaataaataaattataaaaataaatattaaataaataattcagtatttaatttagactAAATTATGAGATTAAAAAGAAGTTcagagtaaaatattttattttataatcaattatattttttttttaaaataatatattaaaggtAAGTTTATTACAGAATGAGAGGTCAATAAGTCAATTGTGTTATAGGATAAATTCAAATGAAACCTAACAATACAAAAGTCATGAAACCTAAGAGTTCTAATACGTTAATTGATATCACATTACATGACATGACACTTAGAATATTCATGCATTCATTCAcattttaactgaaattattatttaacttttaattttttataagggCATCAAAAAAACATTAAGTGCAGCAAAATACCCATCTTTATTAATGcttacaaaaatatcacagCATAATATTCCCTAGCTTTTTTATAACACAAGCATACATCATTTACAGTCACAGAATTTGCCAGTTTTTCCGACAGactctaaaataaaaagtaaaaaaatgtgttcaatttcattaaattcaataaagttACATACCTGTATTTCCCCTTCAGTCTTTTTGTTCGCGGCTATAGCTTTTAAACATCCCTTAATAAAGtgggattttaaaattaacatgtcATCAATATTAcatgatattataattttcttgtttttaggATCAAACGtaagtaaatgtttattatagcctgttgaaaaatatacagagaatgcatttaaatcattatttgtaaattctgaaaacaaatctatATCTAGAAGATGATacgaatgatttaaaaataatttaattaattcttctgACGTGATTTGAGAATGAAATACATTTTCTGTTAGTATTGGTCTTCTCAGTTGATCGATATCACTTTGGTTATAgtgtttgttaatttgtaaaatttttttgtttaaattattgcttTTGCTATTTTCCAAAAAGGTGTGAAAGTGGTATGAAATATCTAACACTACAGTCTGAAGATctaatttaatcaaactatTGTTAAACTGTAAAATCAAATAGGTTTCAACAATACAGTCAACTATAGTTTCCTCAACAGGTACAATTTCTATTATTGggcttacatttttatattgtacagttcgattaattagaatatttgtcCCTCGTACACAAATTCCAATTCCacattcaaactcagatatttttttctgtatcgAGTTTGCTAtatgaatttcaattaaataaaacttgtaaccttcatattgaattaatttatgaacagTATTTTTGGACAAATCACtgtgatataatttataaatttcaaataaatcattaaaaacctTCACGAGCACAAGTGAAATAGTATGACATTCTTCTGAATTTGCTAGatgagaaattataattttattattttctaatgtaatggctttctttaatttttcactTTCTTCATATTCACCATCAATTTGGTCAAGCATTTCTTGATAACAGTGAAATCCGGAGTCTGAAATTATCTCTACCTGAAATATGTCACTTAAAACACGTCTGAACTAAGAAATAGTGAATGTTACCATTTTAATGAAGAAGTTGTgagtttttatagatttttgaaGAGTTTTGATCTAAGGCATTTGAAAGTTCATACTCAGATctgtttgttattgttgtgagGTTAGAATCTCGTCTGTAAATTTCGCAGCTTTCTTCTTGCACCGCCATCATCAGTTCATTAAATTCGGAGGTTCCTACTTTACCTTCGTCTTTCATTTTCACTATCGTTGATAGAATgttctgatttatttttcgCAATTTATCACAAATGGCTTTTTCAGTTTCACAATGACCTTGTGATTCGTGTAGACGTAAAGTTAATTCGCACCTAATTGAgaaaacgttttaaattattgcgtGGTATGGCGCCATCTATATGATAAAGTACTAACTACAATAGCATATACCAGGTGGCCCATCCAAAATATACTGCGTGTCCTCctgacacaaaaaatataacaaaatcttCAAGACCCTAAGTGAGGGTTTCTCAAatggaaattgaaattaaatatttcctaaatattaatactgtgtttttaaaaatggatttacTAATTTAGAGGCGTTTGACGAAAAATTTATGATGGGGAACACCCTCGTTTAGAGAGTTGAGCTTTTGCTATGcttatataagaaataaattcgtgaaaatatttttcaaataacaatTCACCTTTGGAATTCTAATTGCGTGATTTGTTGttcaaatttggaaatttcatctttcaaatttatcattatttcatAACTTTGGTCTAATTCACGTTTCATAGCTCTTGTTCTCATCTGAAATGCCATTTGGATTTATTTCAGttgaaagtaaatatttatattttacctcATTTTGGCGTAACGTATCAAAGTCTGATCGACTATGATCTGTCGATTCccttatctaaaataatataaaaaaattattttgtatgcacgattatttattttttgaagtgaaaactggtaagggaaaatcttatgggtCCGCGTCACTGACACGCTCATAACTGGCGCATTCGCAGTGTGCTGTACGTCTTAGACACGAAATCTCGTGCGTATGCGGCACCGACATTCTTACAGCAGTATATCTCTAGCTATACAGCTGACGTATAatgttataattgaaatttttccaaaggttttcacttctatcggcagtctctataactgccaattataatttttttatttattacctcaTTTTGTAGCTGGGAACATTTTGAAGATACATCAAATCGCAGTTTTTCGACAGTTTCCTTTTCCTTCGTCAGTTCTTCAATTCTTTTCTTTTCTGTCTCCAACTTCTTCATTGCTTCCtctatattacattttagtaTTTGCTACAATAAACGGCTCCAATTGATTTATGAACGATACTTGTAAATTCCACAAACCTTTTGTAACTCTATATCATGAAGTGAATTTTGagtgttatttaattgattgacTATGTTTTGTAACGACTTCTTTTTCTGCACTAATTCACAAGTATTTTCTGaaacttcatttatttttggtgCTGTATCTTTTATAGACCTTAGATTTTCTAATGCGGCAGAAAGTTCctgaacttttttatttagtgtagTTACTTCTTGTTCTAAACATTCAATAGCTACTTTGTGCTCCCTATATGCAAAcagaattattaagaaaaataattaatacagaaTAAACTTACCTTTTAAGTTTTTCTATATtctgtttacaatttttattttcaatcttTTGTTCGTCGAAATTTCCCTTTAATCTTCTATGCAGCTCAGTTTTATGAGAAATTTTGGAATTCAATTCTTCTatcatatttttcaacttCTGTTCGGTTATtagaaaatcttttttttgttgatggttttcttcttttaattcCTCGATGGtcctaaatatataattggataatggaaaaataataaattttatcagtgATCTCTAAATTACCTAAGATATTTCGCAGTTAATTCACTATTGCCATTGGTTTTCATAAAATCTAAGTGTGCTTGTGCTTTTTTTAACTCCTGAAATAATTCATCATAGCAAATTTAGCATATGAACATTCAGAAactattattcataaattgagaaatatttagaatttcaacacttattaattatttacctgTTGTAACTTATTTGTATCCGCCTCGtatcttaatataattgttttataattttcgcattcttttttaaatgtgtcttCTTTGTTggcgtttatttttatactagactcaaaatcttaaaatatacattacatatattataggTATTGAAAACTTATTGACAAATTGGTTGGTTAGGAACagcatgaaataataattgcaatcaataattgatttaaaatatttcttactgttttgtaatttaatagaaacttaaattaaataaattacgaaaCGTACCAGATAAGACTTTCTCACATagattattaacataatcGATTTCAGATTTAAGTTTTTCTTTCTcaacacataatttattaattgttttttcatgTTCTATGTTttgattatcaatttttttaaattccaattttaCTTTATCCAGTTCCATTTTCATatcctaaattaaatttacatggtTTAATATtggcattaaataaatatggcgATTTAAAATTACCTTTTCAGATTTTCTGGAATCATTTAAGTCCTTGTGAAGTTTTTGAGTGGTATTTTGAAGATACTCAATACTATTTTGAAGATCATCCTTTTCTTGTTTCGTCTTTCTTAATTGAGCCTCTATGGAGGATATCGATTCtttgtaatatattagatCTTTCGTTAACTTTAATTCCGTTTCTTTCGAGACATCTTGATGGTTCTTTAAACTTTCAGTTAGTCGATGGATTTTtacatcttttttatttgacttCTCTATTAAGGTGCtaagttttttctttaaatccaAAAAGTTCGATTGAAGATCTTTAatctaaaagaaataatacataaagtaaacaaaaaccACACTGAAAATGTAATGTACCTCTTTTAGATATCGATTTTGAACTATTAGTAAATTATCTCTTTCTTGCACTACACTTTTtagttctttaaataattcttttaaggTTTCTCTTTccgttaaaaatttttcttggTATTGTTTTACCTATATAAATAtgccaaattttcaaatagaaataagttttggtaaaaaattacttggtcAGTAGCAGTGCTTTCCAAATCTTTGTTTGCTTCACATAAAGCATAGTTTCGTTGAACTTCCGTTGACAGAACGGTAGAAAGCTGCTCCTTAATGGTACAGACTTCAGAAAGCTCATGACATAGTGACAGCTTCTCTTTCGTATTTTCgacttgaatataatttaatttgtccaTGTTTCCTCTGAGCAGTGAAATAGTATTGTCGCGTTCAATGACTTCTTCTTTGAGTTTTTCtccaatttgtttattgaaatctgctattaactaaaacataattaaacattaaaatttttttaataattatcaaatattaataccgCCAAACGATTAGCCTCGTTGCTTGCATTGAGCATCTTTTCCTCCAACTTCTCCATTCGGTCAATATCCGATTTCATGCGTtggaatatttgtttaagttCTGCCTTTTcctccaaatattttttacgttcTTTTTGTAAtgctataattattttactatagaTGCCTTAATTACTAAAGTACAAATAATACAGACTTACACAGAGTTGTTTGATGTTCAGCttcatattttacttttagttGTTCCACTTCCATTTTCAAAGTGTGACTCTCAACTTTTTGATTGTTTAACTGCTGTTCAGCTTGATGATGATTTTCCAGTAAAATTCGATTACTATCTTTGGCCTGAGCATACTTTTCAACCAGTTGTtgcttttcttttaatatctaaagatTATGTGTACTTAGAAAATTTTTTCtggatttatatatttatataaacctGATTGAATTCTGTTTGAAATTGTATGGCGggatcttttttataatttgcatCGCCACAGcctatttctttaataatctttTCTAAATTCTCTACTTGTGCTTGTAACGTGTGATTTTCTCTGTGTATGTTATTAATGATTTGGAGTTTTTCTTCCAATATCTTTTCTTTTAAGGAAATTATGCTctcaaattctaatttatttttaattatttcctctTGATAGAGTTCACATTCCTGCCTTAGagcatttaattgattttcataAGATGTTGTTTCTTCATTTCCAATGTTACTGTCAAAATGTTTTACCTCCAGTTCTTTAAATGATCTATAAATACCAATGATGATTTTTGGGATGTTATGATTTAGAATTACTTACACATTTTCCTGTATTGTTAATAGCTCGTTTGATAATTCAGTAACAAAGTCAttgcatatatttaatatttctatggAATTAGTTCCTGAAGACTAAACAATTGTATGAGCATCAATGTACAAAAATTGTAGcctttcataataataattacataaaaatattattttataattgccaTGAAAAAGACATTTGAAACATCTTAGTCAAAAgactttgacataaaattgtcATGTCAAAGTGTCATGttggattattattaaattttttattgcgaaAATGAAACACAGACATTTTAAGGACCTAACAGACCTCATTGACATCGCTAATGTTGAAACGAAGTTCCGTGATGTCGTTATCCCGGAACTGTTTACAACCCACGAGGACAACTTGATGACCCAGTTCACCTCTGCACTGGTGGCTGGAATATTTCGTCATGCTTATgaaaaaatggtaattttacGAGGAATGTTCCGAGTTCGTGGATTTTACCCGCaagaaaaaatgataatttacaaaaatttaaaagaaaggtGAGAGAaataatggaataaataattaaattgaaatattttattgaataaagatTCGAACATCGGGATGCTGAGGACAACATACCTTTGGAGGATCTCAACTATTTTAAACTTCAAAAGGAGATAAATGTGCTAATGATAATTTGGAAGGAAGCTTGTATGGAAATTAAGGAATTCGGAACTTACTTAAATGCTGCTGAAATGGTTGAAGTTTTGAATAAGCATGCTGAAGACGAGAAACGACTGGTGTCTCAGGAAccgataaataaaaagaagatGCATGAATTACGTACCAAAGTTGCGAGGgacaaagaatattatttgaaagctaTAGACGAAACCGTCAAagaaattcatatattaaaattcacacTAGAAGATGTTAAaggtaataacaatttatcgatgttaaaagttaatagtaaataatttttagcttACAGCATGTATGAACTGAACTATTTAAATGAGTATGAAGACGCAAgaattgaacaaaattcaTTAAGCTTCTTGGGAAAGGAAAAAGAGTTGCAATCATACATTGACGAAATGAAAGTGAAAATTAATGACGAAAATCTGGTTCATGAATTAATGAGCAGTTACATGGAAGAAAGTAAAGATGTAAGGAAACAAGTAACATCAgtattaaactgaaatttctaatttgttaCTTGTTAGGATTATTTAGCTGATATTGACTACTGGACTAAATATTACGAAACTGAACTGGAAACCtatgaaaatcaaataatggaaatcaaaactaaaatAGAAAGGACACAGGAAAATGTACTTGGACTACGCCGTGATTATGAAAAAAGAGAAGCACAAATTAAAGAATGGTTAGAATATAtggaaaaaactaaagaaaaggAAAGACAAGAAGCTTTGGAACTGTGGAGTTCTTTAACGATTCAGGTTATAGCCTTTGTAtagaactattttaaaaattattttgtttttattgattttaggtTTGGTGGAGATATGtgatgaaaaaattgaaactagGTCCTTTCAAAAAGAAGGGCAAGGgcaagaaataatatttacatttatatatttttatataataattattgacaaattaaattttacaatgtgTTCTTACCTCCACCGTcaatttattccaattaattttgtttggaaTGTTACTTATCTTGCTTTTAATAGTTATCAATTCTTCTATCACTTTCTTTCCTACCACAGCTATATCTCTTAAGATTTGATCACTGTTTTCTAATCTGGTATTTAAAGATGTTACTTCTAAGtcatattcatttttagaTCTGTCTAGCTTGgctgtaataattaaagtataaaatatatgttatgacttcaaaataaatattaactaatagtaataaataaataaaaccttttaataattgattttcttcatttacaGAGAAAAATTCCTTCTCCAAATTTTCATAATGAATTTTGGACAAGTGCAtctcattttcatattttcctaGTTGTTGGTAATATACAACTAGTTTTTGTTGCAATCTTTCATTATGTCTCATAAAGTGCTCGATTTGTTTTTCAAGTCCTGCAATCATTatactatttgaatttaaattcaatatgtaATATCGATAGAAAAGCGTTTACTCCTTCTGAatcttgagagagacatcatgcacgaTAGAGACCTTAAAAGTCTTCCACCAAGGAGCAAAGTGGGGACGCGACTTTTACTAtctctgtcgtgcatgatgtctctctcaagatTAAGACggagttaaatttatttaaacatcatAATATGAACTCAGTTTGTTTACttgttctaaaattaattttgttatgacCACCAATTTTCTCTGATATAAACCCAATTGAGcgtgtatttaattatctgtTCATATAGGTGttccaaatacaaaaattgagCAGTACTAGTACAATAACCTctcatacatttaattatgggTCACCACTTACCACACTTAATATCTTCTCCGGTATTTTGCGAATGTATTGCATGCAATCTTGAGATTGCCCTCTCATGATTCCGAAATAATGTTTCGTTATCTAATTGTAGTTGTCTATTTTGTTTTACCACAACATTAAGAGTTTCCTGAAGGGCACGCCCCTGTATCCTCTCCGTCTCTAACTGTTTCATCCAAATATTGGTTAAAGTCGTACTAGTCGTTGTTTCACTATCAGCATAAATTTTTGAGTGTTTGCTTACTACTGccactaaatattatttatgtaattaatatataatattaatggaCTTAATCAAAGTGAACTTACTCAAGTCTGCTTGTATAGATGGatctgttatatattttttaagaataaatataaaactgttttcactttctcttaatttaattgacaacTCCTGAATTTTTTGATAAGTTTCATGAGACAAAGATAATGCATTTGCTTCATTCGTAcatctaaaatattcattgtattgagaaatattaataattttcttaatttgcaTACTCACtttgttttttgaataaagACGATTGGATCGTTTTTTAGACTGGTTCTTGGTGAAATCGTCTTATGTGTTTGGATCAGTGGATTTATGAAAGGATTAACTTGTATGCCCATAGTTTGATAAAAATGACAAGGTATTGAGtcgtaaataacaatttgactTTCAACAGACccattattctaaaaaaatgaataaattcagCAGTTTAtggaagttttaaaaaagaactCCAATCAGAAATTATAGAAGGGGAAAAagaacatacatatttttaaaaatgtataaaacttgTAATTGGGTTGATGTCACTGTGATGTAACCTGATAAGGGGTGTGCATAATAATGACTTTACACGAcagcaaacaaaataaaatttttaccaccaatgcaaatatttcattatgtgtaaaataaaaatttaaaatcggaTTTCTCTAGTTATTTCTAAACgtatattagtatttttagacCTGGTCATCTAGCATTTCAGTAAACTTGATTTCTTCCACACTTTCCCCTGCCATAATTGAAGAATTGCTGTTTGATGTGTTTGCTTCCTGAACTTGTTCCTGCTTATCTAAGCTTTTGGGCTTTTTACGAACAGCTTTTCTAATGctggataataaattaagtgaccTAAACGATTTGAGACTGTTTACACTAGAATTACTTCCTCGGCATACTTTGTTATcagatttattctgaaaataatgaattagtattaaaatacctACGTTTAATCCATACAATTACtacttttacaattaaattattattctccatttaaata includes these proteins:
- the LOC126264483 gene encoding uncharacterized protein LOC126264483, producing the protein MLDQIDGEYEESEKLKKAITLENNKIIISHLANSEECHTISLVLVKVFNDLFEIYKLYHSDLSKNTVHKLIQYEGYKFYLIEIHIANSIQKKISEFECGIGICVRGTNILINRTVQYKNVSPIIEIVPVEETIVDCIVETYLILQFNNSLIKLDLQTVVLDISYHFHTFLENSKSNNLNKKILQINKHYNQSDIDQLRRPILTENVFHSQITSEELIKLFLNHSYHLLDIDLFSEFTNNDLNAFSVYFSTGYNKHLLTFDPKNKKIIISCNIDDMLILKSHFIKGCLKAIAANKKTEGEIQSLSEKLANSVTVNDVCLCYKKAREYYAVIFL